GTAGTAGTCGGTATTCTCGGACTTTTAGCTTCCGTAGTATACGCAAACTTAGGAGGCGCAAGGCAAAGCGCAAATGACGCCAGACGCATCTCGGACGTCACCTCTATTTCTGACGCATTTGAGATGTACTATGCAAGAAACAGAGAGTTCCCAGGAGCTGGCAAAATAACAAGCTCTCTCGATAATAACTGGAATTCAAGCTATCTCGCCCAAGAACTTGTACCTACGTATATGTCAACAATGCCCACAGATCCTATAAATGGAAGTGCTGAGGGAGATATGCAATGTACTGACTGCGCCGGATACCATATTGCCGTGAACTACTCAGGTGACGGATATAAAATAACCACATTTTTGAGTGACGAT
The nucleotide sequence above comes from Candidatus Campbellbacteria bacterium. Encoded proteins:
- a CDS encoding type II secretion system protein: MFNDHKGFTLVEILVVVGILGLLASVVYANLGGARQSANDARRISDVTSISDAFEMYYARNREFPGAGKITSSLDNNWNSSYLAQELVPTYMSTMPTDPINGSAEGDMQCTDCAGYHIAVNYSGDGYKITTFLSDDDHPEKDGNAYGLGPYFSISKNCGAGSSWNSCK